One region of Thalassophryne amazonica chromosome 16, fThaAma1.1, whole genome shotgun sequence genomic DNA includes:
- the LOC117527803 gene encoding uncharacterized protein LOC117527803 has translation MGRLDEAAKCKVVELRKAGLSFRKIKAVLELENIKVSAQAIYLFLREFHGRPPGRVRPVEAGSIASTAQVQARPGESHAGAQEGWSNIHLQNLLRGTSSQHAGFSAAADFPKQTNSETSTQASGSGGGQPEQTLEGDKDENDIQIISVTSLAQSSQQRGLQSNVRRTERENVSSTGTSSGAFMRRRVTPSPATNPILAARKRLLDKALSHRMKVASLPRRDQSSIQGPNVRTAVTQQPDSYNLTNEKTVMEDQPAGGSAPRRFLSQRPGLSLRSIHPPLRVGIRLPNRSPDPSTAPGATVIHLHNPGHGAAHSEGNPSPQQVVQDASRRDGLPDQIETLGSEVRSLTLAVKMLMEQQCRLEREQAQQTHIQRQILSTLQSLASKQGCCSSVRQQHNKTPSPSSLPAASPSTSFNQETFSYNQSTYTHCNQNQPAYNSLDNMEPIQTFKLPGLSPNMNGFPACSNADSLPLSYTPPQKQPYVTAYPQQSTQTLMVTYAQPYASTYNTTHSQTFRRSESKSCEFPNSCPGGTLQDCSASMQPAMESNHSPQDQQANIIKVEGP, from the exons ATGGGCCGACTAGATGAAGCAGCCAAATGCAAAGTGGTGGAGCTGCGGAAAGCTGGTCTGAGTTTCCGTAAGATCAAGGCTGTGTTGGAGCTGGAGAATATCAAAGTGTCTGCCCAAGCAATCTACCTCTTCTTGAGGGAGTTTCATGGAAGGCCACCTGGAAGAGTCAGACCCGTAGAAGCTGGAAGCATTGCATCCACTGCACAAGTGCAGGCCAGGCCTGGGGAAAGCCATGCAGGAGCTCAGGAAGGATGGAGTAACATTCATCTGCAAAACCTGCTACGTGGGACATCATCTCAGCATGCTGGATTTTCAGCAGCTGCAGATTTTCCCAAACAGACAAATTCAGAGACTAGCACACAGGCTTCTGGCTCTGGAGGTGGTCAGCCAGAGCAGACACTTGAGGGAGATAAGGATGAAAATGACATCCAAATCATTAGTGTTACATCTCTTGCACAAAGCAGCCAACAAAGAGGCCTCCAGTCCAATGTAAgaagaacagagagagagaatgtgtcatCCACAGGGACATCATCTGGAGCATTTATGAGGAGACGAGTCACACCGtctccagccaccaatcccataCTGGCAGCTCGTAAGAGGCTATTGGATAAAGCTTTATCACACAGAATGAAG GTGGCATCATTGCCAAGGAGAGATCAATCCAGTATTCAAGGCCCTAATGTGAGAACTGCAGTGACACAACAGCCTGATTCCTACAATCTGACCAATGAAAAG ACTGTCATGGAGGATCAGCCAGCCGGCGGATCTGCCCCACGACGTTTTTTGTCGCAGAGACCAGGTCTGTCTCTTCGTTCCATTCACCCTCCTCTTCGGGTTGGCATCCGACTTCCAAACAGGTCACCAGATCCTTCAACAGCTCCAGGGGCCACTGTAATCCATCTGCACAACCCTGGTCATGGTGCTGCTCATTCGGAGGGGAACCCGAGCCCACAGCAAGTAGTTCAGGATGCCAGCAGGAGAGATGGTCTGCCTGATCAGATTGAAACTCTGGGTTCTGAGGTGCGCAGCTTGACCCTTGCGGTGAAGATGCTGATGGAACAACAGTGCCGCCTGGAGAGGGAGCAGGCACAGCAGACGCACATTCAAAGACAGATCCTCAGTACTCTACAGAGTCTTGCCTCCAAACAGGGATGTTGCAGCAGTGTTCGTCAGCAGCACAACAAAACCCCATCGCCTTCATCTTTGCCGGCTGCTTCTCCGTCTACATCCTTCAACCAAGAAACGTTCAGCTATAATCAAAGCACCTACACTCACTGTAACCAAAACCAGCCAGCTTACAACTCCTTAGACAATATGGAACCTATACAGACCTTCAAACTGCCGGGATTGAGCCCAAACATGAATGGATTCCCGGCTTGTAGCAATGCAGACAGCCTCCCGCTGTCTTATACGCCCCCTCAGAAACAACCTTATGTAACTGCATACCCACAGCAAAGCACTCAAACCCTGATGGTGACCTATGCACAACCCTATGCTTCCACGTATAACACCACACATTCTCAGACATTCAGAAGATCAGAGAGTAAATCTTGTGAGTTTCCAAACAGCTGTCCAGGGGGAACTCTGCAGGACTGCAGTGCCTCCATGCAACCAGCAATGGAATCGAACCACTCTCCACAGGATCAGCAGGCCAATATTATCAAAGTGGAAGGTCCTTAG
- the LOC117527804 gene encoding RNA-binding protein with serine-rich domain 1-like, whose translation MAPSLTKRKEDDKTKDRAKEKTATKEGDKERGREKARKRRSASTGSSSRSSSSGSSSSGSSSGSSSGSSSSGSSRSGSSSSHSSSSSSSSGSPSPSRRRHDNRRRSRSASKTQKKNEDNKERKKRSPSPKPTRIYLGRLTRNVTKEHIQEIFSTYGKIKTVDMPMCRFQPHLSMCSAYVVYETPEEAQKAVKYMDGGQIDGQEITVSAVLAQRVRRPPRRLTPPRRMLPPPPMWRRSPPRMRRRSRSPRRRSPPRRRSRSRSPGRRRHRSRSSSNSSR comes from the exons AT GGCGCCATCCCTCACAAAGCGAAAGGAGGATgacaaaacaaaagacagagcCAAGGAAAAGACTGCTACCAAGGAAGGAGACAAGGAAAGAGGAAGGGAGAAAGCAAGGAAGCGTCGCAGTGCTTCAactggcagcagcagcag ATCTAGTTCTTCTGGAAGCAGCAGCTCGGGTTCTAGCTCAGGATCTTCAAGTGGATCGAGTTCCTCTGGTTCCAGCCGCTCTGGTTCTTCCAGCTCTCATTCTTCATCCTCTTCCAGCTCCTCTGGGTCCCCCAGCCCCAGCCGTAGACGCCATGACAACCGTCGGCGCTCGCGTTCAGC GTCCAAAACACAAAAGAAGAACGAAGATAATAAGGAGAGAAAGAAAAGGAGCCCAAGTCCCAAACCGACTAGAATTTACTTGGGTCGGCTAACCAGGAATGTTACAAAG GAACATATCCAGGAGATCTTTTCCACATACGGGAAAATCAAAACAGTCGACATGCCAATGTGCAGATTCCAGCCGCATTTATCGATGTGCTCTGCGTACGTGGTGTATGAGACTCCCGAGGAGGCACAAAAGGCCGTCAAATACATGGATGGAG GTCAGATTGACGGACAGGAAATAACCGTATCCGCTGTTCTGGCTCAGCGAGTTCGTCGTCCTCCCCGTAGACTCACACCTCCACGCAGAATGCTCCCGCCACCACCGATGTGGCGTCGCAGCCCGCCCCGTATGAGAAGAAG GTCGCGCTCCCCGAGGAGACGGTCCCCACCACGTCGCCGCTCTCGCTCCAGATCCCCTGGCCGCAGACGCCACCGTTCTCGCTCCAGTTCCAACTCTTCCAGATAG